GATTTGCGCAACAATTGGGCAATGCCCACAAACAGCACCAAGCCCAACAAGGCCGCTACAATCCAATTGGCATTGGTCTGCGAGGTGCTATCCTGCATCACTTTGCGGGTAAGCATGATCGCAAAGATCAGCAAGATTGCAATGGCACCGATATATACCACCACCTGAACCACAGCCAGGAATGTGGCATTTAATAATACAAAGGTCGCCGCAACACCAAACAGGGTCAGCACTAACCACAAAGCACCATGGACCAGGTTTTGTGTCGTCACGACCATAAAGGCTGCTGAAAGCGTCATAGCAGCAACAATCAGAAAGACAATTTCAAGACCACTCATGAACACACTCCAAATCAGTTATCAGCAGCCTCAGGTGCTACTGCAACAGGTCGAGGCGGAAATTCCTGCCGCACACGGCCAGGGCGATTGGGTTCTACAGTCTTCAGAACCAGCATGGTACCCCACCCAACCAGCACATTCGCTGCCAACATAACCAGCACATAAAGCCAACGCGCAGCACCGGCTATTGCCAACGCTTTATCAACGATTGCCGTCACAATCAGAATGACAAGTGTTAACGGAGTGAGGAATTTCCAATTGAAGGACAAGAGCTGATCGATACGCACGCGTGGCAATGAGAGGCGTATCCATGTGATGAGGAAATAACCAACAAAGGTTTTGATATAGAAATAGAACAAACCCAAAATCGGCCAGGTTTCTGCCCCAGGGCCGCGCCAGCCGCCCAGAAACAACGTGGCAATCAAGGCACCAATCGTCCAGACATGCAAGAATTCGCTCACATAGAACATGCCAAAGGCCATGCCTGAATATTCTACATGGAACCCGGCCACAATCTCCGATTCAGCTTCGATCAAGTCAAATGGAGCACGTCCCACTTCAGCCATCGAGGTAATCAAAAAGATCAACCCGGCCAATGGAGCAATTACAATAAACCAGGTGGATTGAGCCTGGACAATATCATTAATCCCCATCGAGCGTGCCAGTAACACCGGGATCAGCAGGGTCAGCACCATAGGCACTTCATAAGAAACCATCTGAGCCACAGCTCGAAAAGCGCCTAATAATGCAAATTTATTATTGGAAGACCAACCTGCCATCAAAATGGCTACGATCCCTAAAGAGCCAACGGCCACAATATACAAAACGCCCACATTGATGT
The DNA window shown above is from Chloroflexota bacterium and carries:
- a CDS encoding NADH-quinone oxidoreductase subunit J; this encodes MSGLEIVFLIVAAMTLSAAFMVVTTQNLVHGALWLVLTLFGVAATFVLLNATFLAVVQVVVYIGAIAILLIFAIMLTRKVMQDSTSQTNANWIVAALLGLVLFVGIAQLLRKSSAVGMMMPAMDAAVDPVVQLGEVLVSPNAYVLPFEVASVLLLAALIGSIVVAWKK
- the nuoH gene encoding NADH-quinone oxidoreductase subunit NuoH — translated: MGDPINLISQWFNDLLLGWGLGEKLVAVLSLFVGAAILVTASLLTVVVLIWVERKIAGRLQDRIGPNRAGPFGLLQPIADIIKIFTKEITTPDGADKVAFNIAPVLAIASVLLIWAVIPMAATVVGSDINVGVLYIVAVGSLGIVAILMAGWSSNNKFALLGAFRAVAQMVSYEVPMVLTLLIPVLLARSMGINDIVQAQSTWFIVIAPLAGLIFLITSMAEVGRAPFDLIEAESEIVAGFHVEYSGMAFGMFYVSEFLHVWTIGALIATLFLGGWRGPGAETWPILGLFYFYIKTFVGYFLITWIRLSLPRVRIDQLLSFNWKFLTPLTLVILIVTAIVDKALAIAGAARWLYVLVMLAANVLVGWGTMLVLKTVEPNRPGRVRQEFPPRPVAVAPEAADN